A DNA window from Pseudoalteromonas spongiae UST010723-006 contains the following coding sequences:
- a CDS encoding ZapG family protein — protein sequence MSTAIWITLLVVTAVASFFIGSLITKRQYEHDELEKEVEKAQGDLEQFKQDVADHVAHTNKLVNKMQDSYVQLVKHMEETNKLLVAEKNVEVVPFFSQEANEILSETRNNDKTRSELLARNAELQAAPADFVTGESGIFRGNSSENKQTESA from the coding sequence ATGAGTACAGCCATTTGGATCACCCTATTAGTAGTCACTGCCGTTGCTAGCTTTTTTATCGGAAGCCTAATTACCAAACGTCAATACGAACATGATGAGCTCGAAAAAGAAGTAGAAAAAGCACAAGGTGACCTTGAGCAATTTAAACAAGATGTGGCCGACCATGTTGCTCACACCAATAAACTTGTTAATAAAATGCAAGACAGCTACGTACAGCTAGTTAAGCATATGGAAGAAACTAACAAGTTATTAGTTGCTGAAAAAAACGTTGAAGTCGTACCTTTCTTCTCACAAGAAGCTAACGAGATTTTGTCTGAGACACGTAATAACGACAAAACTCGCTCTGAGTTATTAGCACGAAACGCTGAATTACAAGCAGCACCAGCCGACTTTGTCACTGGCGAATCGGGCATTTTTAGAGGTAACAGCTCAGAAAACAAGCAAACAGAAAGTGCTTAA
- the zapE gene encoding cell division protein ZapE produces MTPWQKYQQDLTRDDFHHDAAQENAVRHLQRLYDDLTAQPPAKKGFFASLFSKQEVKPIKGLYFWGGVGRGKTYLVDTFFDSLPFERKMRVHFHRFMHRVHDELKQLKDVKDPLEKVADKFKSEADIICFDEFFVQDITDAMLLGGLMQELFKRGIVLVATSNIVPDELYRNGLQRARFLPAIDLVNANTEVVNVDSGIDYRLRTLEQAEIYHSPLDAQADKNLFEYFDKLSPEAGCLDKVIEIEGRNLTTRKEADSIVMFEFSELCETARSQVDYMELSRIYHTVLLSNVIHMGSEHANDDAARRFIALVDEFYERNVTLIISAIAPLEELYTGGILDFEFKRCISRLQEMQSLEYLGREHLA; encoded by the coding sequence ATGACCCCTTGGCAAAAATATCAACAAGATTTAACTCGCGATGACTTCCACCACGATGCTGCGCAGGAAAATGCAGTGCGTCATTTGCAACGTTTGTACGACGATTTAACTGCACAGCCACCGGCTAAAAAAGGCTTTTTTGCCAGCCTTTTTTCAAAACAAGAAGTAAAGCCGATCAAAGGCTTGTATTTTTGGGGCGGGGTTGGGCGTGGTAAGACTTATTTGGTTGATACGTTTTTTGATTCGCTGCCGTTTGAGCGCAAAATGCGAGTGCACTTTCACCGTTTTATGCACCGTGTACATGATGAATTAAAGCAGCTAAAAGACGTAAAAGATCCGCTTGAAAAAGTTGCTGATAAATTTAAAAGCGAAGCGGATATCATCTGCTTTGATGAGTTTTTTGTGCAAGATATTACCGACGCTATGCTATTGGGCGGTTTAATGCAAGAGCTGTTTAAGCGCGGCATAGTACTCGTTGCTACATCCAATATTGTGCCTGATGAGCTCTATCGCAATGGTTTACAGCGTGCTCGCTTTTTGCCAGCAATTGATTTAGTTAATGCGAATACTGAGGTGGTTAATGTTGATTCGGGCATTGATTACCGTTTGCGTACACTTGAGCAAGCAGAAATCTATCACAGCCCTTTAGATGCACAAGCAGATAAAAATTTATTTGAGTATTTCGATAAATTATCACCTGAAGCCGGTTGCTTAGATAAGGTGATTGAAATTGAGGGACGTAACCTTACGACGCGCAAAGAAGCTGACAGCATAGTGATGTTCGAATTTAGCGAGTTATGTGAAACTGCGCGTAGCCAAGTAGATTACATGGAACTCAGTCGTATTTATCATACTGTGTTGCTATCAAATGTAATTCATATGGGGTCGGAACATGCTAATGACGACGCAGCGCGCCGTTTTATTGCTTTAGTTGATGAGTTCTATGAGCGTAATGTAACTTTAATCATTTCAGCGATTGCACCATTAGAAGAGCTTTATACTGGTGGTATTTTAGACTTTGAATTTAAGCGCTGTATCAGCCGCTTACAAGAAATGCAAAGCTTAGAGTATTTAGGGCGCGAGCACTTAGCTTAA